The DNA sequence TTCCTCGACCGCCAGCAAGGTCTCCACGTCCGGTGGGGTCTGCGCCCCGTCGGCGGCCGTGTCGGTGAAGACGCGCACTCCGTACCAGGCGTGCAGCGGTGCCCCGATGCCCGCGAGTGTCGACGTCAGGTCGGCCAGGCGGTCGGCCCGGACGTCCAGGCCCAGCCGGTTCCGGTAGGCGGTCGTGTCGAAGGCGGTCAGTGCGCCGGGCCAGTCCCCGGCCAGCCCCGACCGCATGGCGAGCGCGTCGCCGTTGCGGACGAGCAGCGACAGCAGCCCCCCCGGGGCGAGCATCCGGGCCAGCCCGGCGAGCAGCGGATCGGGCTCGTCGATGTACATCAGCACGCCATGGCAGAGCACGACGTCGAAGCTGCCCGGCAGAAAGTGGACGCCGGTGTCCCGACCGTCGCCCTGGACGATCCGCACCCGCTCCCGGATCCCCTCCGGTTCACCGGCGAGCTCCTCACGGGCCGTGGCGATCATCTTCGGGTCCTGCTCCACGCCGGTCACCTGGTGCCCGGCCCTGGCCAGGCGCAGCGCCTGCGTGCCCTGGCCCATCCCCACGTCGAGCACCCGCAACCGCTGCCCGACGGGGAACCGCCCGGCTATCTGCTCGTCGAGCTGGCGGCCCACCAGCTCCTGTCGTACGACATCACGCAGCCCGCCCAACTTGTCGAGCCACGCATCCGCCGCACCCCCGGAAAAGGCAGTTGCGCTCAGGGCCGCTCTCCGCGCTTGACCTGAGGCTTCGGCAGCCGGAGCCGGCGCATCTGCAGGGAGCGCATCAGCGCGTAGGCGACGGCGCCGCGCTTGTTTTCGTCGGGGAAGCGCTCGGCGAGCCGCTTCTTCAGACGGAAGCCGGTGACGGCCGAGTCCAGCACGATCAGCACGATCACGATCAGCCACAGCAGCAGCGCGATGTTCTGCAGCGCGGGCACCTGGACCATGCTCAGCACCAGGATGACCACGGCCATCGGCAGGAAGAACTCCGCGATGTTGAAGCGCGAGTCGATGAAGTCACGCGCGAACTTGCGGACCGGACCCTTGTCACGGGCCGGCAGATACCGCTCGTCGCCCCCGGCCAGCGCCTGACGCTGCTTCGCAAGGGCGGCACGGCGATCCTCGCGCTGCCGCTTGGCGGCGTCCTTGCGCGTCATCGATGTGTTGGCCACGCTTCGACGCTGCGACTGGGCGGCGCTGCGCTTGGGCGTGGGCCGGCCCTTCGGGGCCTCGGGGTGACGGGTCTCATTGGAGTCGGTCACCAGCGCCTTGTCGGCGGACTGGGCCTTCTCTTCCTTCGCACGGCTACGGAACACAAAACCCAAGGGTACGGGGTGCCGGCGGTTGGACCCCAGCCCCGTGGGGAACGATCCGGCAACACCAGTCGTCGTAGGGGGACAGAGGGGGCGTTGCAGACCGTTCCTCCGACGGCCACGAGGAAGGCATGTGGGCGGCACCGGGCCGGCACCCGGGAGTCACCTACTCCTTACGCCGGAGCGGGAGCGTACGCAGTCGTCCTTGGGGATGAGCGCATCCGTCCCCGAACAGTGCGGTAATGGATGCAGGGCCCGTACTGTGGGTTCTGTCGCAGGTGCTGGAGTGGAGTCCGTCAGAAGGGGGCGCGCGAAGCCCATGAGCGGTGTCATGAAGCGTATGGGGATGATCTTCCGCGCGAAGGCGAACAAGGCCCTTGACCGGGCCGAGGACCCGCGCGAGACCCTCGATTACTCGTACCAGAAGCAGCTGGAGCTGCTCCAGAAGGTCCGCCGCGGCGTAGCCGACGTGGCCACCTCGCGCAAGCGCCTGGAACTCCAGCTCAACCAGCTCCAGCAGCAGTCGACGAAGCTGGAGGACCAGGGCCGCAAGGCGCTCGCGCTGGGCCGTGAGGACCTGGCCCGCGAAGCGCTCTCGCGCCGCGCCGCCCTCCAGCAGCAGGTGACGGACCTGGAGACGCAGCACGCGACGCTGCAGGGCGAGGAGGAGAAGCTCACCCTCGCGGCCCAGCGCCTGCAGGCGAAGGTCGACGCCTTCCGCACCAAGAAGGAGACGATCAAGGCCACCTACACCGCCGCCCAGGCCCAGACCCGCATCGGCGAGGCCTTCTCCGGCATCTCGGAGGAGATGGGCGACGTCGGCCTGGCGATCCAGCGCGCGGAGGACAAGACGGCACAGCTCCAGGCACGCGCCGGAGCCATCGACGAACTCCTGGCCTCGGGCGCCCTAGACGACCAGTCCGGCATGCACAAGGACGACATC is a window from the Streptomyces sp. NBC_00299 genome containing:
- a CDS encoding DUF3043 domain-containing protein; translation: MQRPLCPPTTTGVAGSFPTGLGSNRRHPVPLGFVFRSRAKEEKAQSADKALVTDSNETRHPEAPKGRPTPKRSAAQSQRRSVANTSMTRKDAAKRQREDRRAALAKQRQALAGGDERYLPARDKGPVRKFARDFIDSRFNIAEFFLPMAVVILVLSMVQVPALQNIALLLWLIVIVLIVLDSAVTGFRLKKRLAERFPDENKRGAVAYALMRSLQMRRLRLPKPQVKRGERP
- a CDS encoding class I SAM-dependent methyltransferase, translating into MGRQLDEQIAGRFPVGQRLRVLDVGMGQGTQALRLARAGHQVTGVEQDPKMIATAREELAGEPEGIRERVRIVQGDGRDTGVHFLPGSFDVVLCHGVLMYIDEPDPLLAGLARMLAPGGLLSLLVRNGDALAMRSGLAGDWPGALTAFDTTAYRNRLGLDVRADRLADLTSTLAGIGAPLHAWYGVRVFTDTAADGAQTPPDVETLLAVEERAGKTDPYRSVAALLHLCGVRG
- a CDS encoding PspA/IM30 family protein, which encodes MKRMGMIFRAKANKALDRAEDPRETLDYSYQKQLELLQKVRRGVADVATSRKRLELQLNQLQQQSTKLEDQGRKALALGREDLAREALSRRAALQQQVTDLETQHATLQGEEEKLTLAAQRLQAKVDAFRTKKETIKATYTAAQAQTRIGEAFSGISEEMGDVGLAIQRAEDKTAQLQARAGAIDELLASGALDDQSGMHKDDIQAELDRLSGGTDVELELQRMKAELAGGSSSQQAIEGGNGQSQSQSQQQPQDTPRFDKQ